A window of the Streptomyces sp. NBC_00250 genome harbors these coding sequences:
- a CDS encoding helix-turn-helix domain-containing protein, with product MNTPGEPHSSHATSDLGRRVASRRTRLGLSWEDVAERAGSTPGYIAYVEEQVATPGIEFLVRLANALETTVQELTGYTADLAPGGARAGYRARMEEIGEAECWELLDGHGVGRVAVEGRDGLTVFPVNYQVVDGDIVFMTAADSTLARASTSGAEVAFEEDHLDEAFSQGWSVLLVGTARTVLEETEVRRIKDAVHSVPWAGDGRDTVVTLSPRRVTGRRIQVSGAPGAP from the coding sequence ATGAACACGCCCGGTGAGCCGCACTCCTCGCACGCCACGAGCGACCTCGGCCGCCGCGTCGCGTCCAGGCGCACCCGGCTCGGCCTGTCCTGGGAGGACGTGGCCGAACGGGCCGGCTCGACGCCCGGCTACATCGCCTACGTGGAGGAGCAGGTGGCCACCCCAGGGATCGAGTTCCTGGTCCGGCTTGCGAACGCTCTGGAGACCACTGTCCAGGAGCTCACCGGGTACACGGCGGACCTCGCGCCAGGAGGAGCCCGCGCCGGGTACCGGGCACGGATGGAGGAGATCGGCGAGGCCGAGTGCTGGGAGCTGCTCGACGGCCACGGCGTCGGCCGGGTCGCTGTCGAAGGACGGGACGGGCTGACGGTGTTCCCCGTGAACTACCAGGTCGTCGACGGGGACATCGTCTTCATGACCGCTGCGGACTCGACCCTCGCGCGCGCCTCGACGTCCGGCGCGGAGGTCGCCTTCGAGGAGGACCACCTGGACGAAGCTTTCAGCCAGGGCTGGAGCGTGCTCCTTGTCGGTACGGCACGCACGGTGTTGGAGGAGACCGAGGTGCGGAGGATCAAGGATGCTGTCCACTCGGTGCCGTGGGCGGGGGACGGGCGGGACACCGTGGTGACGCTTTCACCGCGCCGAGTGACCGGACGGCGCATCCAGGTGTCGGGCGCGCCCGGCGCGCCGTGA